From the genome of Oryza glaberrima chromosome 1, OglaRS2, whole genome shotgun sequence:
ATActagttttatatttttttctgcttATATGTTTTTCGAATAGGAGTCTTTCTTTCTCCAATCACCTGCATGTTTGCGTGGGCTTTGATTTTAGCCTACTTTGCACCTACAAACTTTACacttgaaaactttttatatgaaaaatatttacttTTGACACTAGACGTTTACTTATAATTTAGGCCTAACTTTCTAAATGTAAATTTCATACATAGGAATGTtagatttataaactttatatatatatatatatataaatttcatTTGGATATAGAAATTTTCTATGGATGAATTTCAagcaaaaatcaaaatatgaatttgaaaacaagaaaaaaatctatgaaaatTCCATTGGGCTAAACCAACTGAAATGGTAACAAATTGTGAAACACGTTTATGGAAAACTCATCTAGTTTTGCATGGGCGTGAgtcttagggcatgtacaaaggtagagtctaATATGAACTATCTATATAATTAATGTAATTAGATACTATTCTCCTACAATAGTAGAGACAATAAGATTTGTAAACCATTAATGCATAAATAATGTTTTTATtatacttctttccttttctccaccctcatgcaacaaactttctgttaataaatgctaagagtcgactctgagccgttgtcatgcgtaaCAACGGTGTTTCTCAttccttccctctctttcttccacgtcaccaaattTCCTAacctctctttcttccacgtcaccaatttccttccctctctttcttccacgtcaccaatttccttccctctctttcttccacgtcaccaaatttccttccctctctttcttccacgtcaccaatttccttccctctctttcttccacgtcaccaaatttccttccctctctttcttccacgtCATCAAATTACTTGCATGACAACGAAGAGAGCCTGTTATTAgacaccattgtacatgcccttagcGCCACAAacggcaaaaataaaaattacgcATTTAATCACCCAACAAAATCGGTGAGTAAAAAGAAGAAGTTACACAATCTGGAATTAGCTAAAAATGGAAACGTCATATGTGCGATGCTGGTTCACTCACTAGCTAGCGTTTTGGATTGATGCCAAATTTGGTTCGGCGTCAGTCTCGGTTCGATTCAGCGTAGGTTTTTCGCTTGCTAGGCTTTTCGGTGTTAAATTAGAGCAATTTTACCATTCTTAAGAAGGTACCACCAAGTACCAGGTACTGCAAGGTACCACTTAAATCCAATTGTCCGTTGACAAGGGGGTAAAACTGGTAACAACAATTTTATGTAAACCTTGCTCACGTGTTCTTCACTACCCATCATCATTTTCTCCTTGCGCCTCTCTGAGTCGAGCGCCTATGCACTGCCTTGCCCCAATTAAGGTATGAAAGCTGTTGCTTTGGGGGCCTTCAGATGGGGAAAATGGAGCGGAAGGCATGCAATGGAGTTCAGCattgaagaggaggaggttaCGAGCCTCCAGAGGAGGCACATACGGCATGGGCTCGTCGGAGATTGGGGCGGAGGAatgaaaaggagaaagatagaAGGCATGGGCTCGTCGGGAGATTGGGGCAGAGGAatgaaaaggagaaagatagaAGGGATGAAACATAGGAAATCGTGGAGGCATGTGCGAGCAGCCCAGGGGCGAGGGGTGGAATGAGAAGGATCTATTGGGGGAGGATGATCGTTGCAGCACTCGGTCGGGGAGGAGCGTCCCGCAGGCCAACGGGAAAACTCCCTCCTTCCGTCCTAAATAAACCAACTTTGTACGTGatggttggtttattttgagacggagggagtggtGCTGACGGAGAGATGGTTCTCGAAGGTACTAAAGTCTGTACCACTGTTGAATCTCTTTCTATGGATGACCCTGATttatccttctctctcttcaagGATGGTTAGAAGCGCTAGCCAAATTAGCATGGCCTCAGTTTCAGTTTGATTCGATGTACGTGAGCATTCGCTAGCTTAATACTAGCCTTTCGGTGCTAAACAGGGCTTCACCCTCAGTATATGTTTGGTTCTTCGGTTTTGGTACATACgagtaaaaataaaacaaacccTGTACGGAGACTCGATTAAAGGAAAGCAGGAAGCACATGTGGATACATTATAAACAAATCCTGTACGGATACGCATGATCCAGTACTGGCCTCGCTACAAATATGTTCCGGTGGGCGCGGGCGACGTACATGCATAGGAGTCGGCAATGCAGCCATGCAGGTAAAACAGTTGAACGCAGTATCTCTCTAGTTCTCGAGGATAAACGATCGATCGGCTGATCTTCTCCGTTCTCCCGGCCGGCCAAACAAGGTACGTAGGCCTGTGCTTGTGCCGGATCAATCCTCGATGATCCAGTAATTTGTTTCCAAATTCCCGCCCATCGCGATCTAACAATCATATCCATGCGTGAAGAATGTGATATTGACCTCTAGCTATCTCcttgcagatcgatcgatggatcagtACTTCGCCGAGGCCCTTGTGCTCTTGTATACTCCAATACTGCTCTGCTACGTAGTACTTAGTACTTATGGCACCTATCATCGATGGGCCACCGGACCCTAGCTTCTCCGTTCGGCTCGTGGGCGTCGAGGGgctcgacgtcgacgccgacgcaCGCCTATCTGGCCCAAGGTCGTCATCGCCGGCCGCGCTACCGGGCCTGCGGCGGGGGCAGGGACGACACCGCGCTGCGCGTCTCGTACCACGGCATGACGGCATCGTCCTCGCCCGGGCTCCCGTGCCGTCGTTCTGCATCGACGGCAAGCTgttggagggcggcggcgcggtaggCGTGGTCGTCGTCAaggccgaagcggcggcggcaaacgCCAAGATGCGGAAGGGCCTGCGCGATCTGATATGGACCGAGAGGCGCGTTCTAGGGAAGGTCGACTTCGACGTGGAGGGGAACCTCGGAGAGCAGGTGACTCGTGATGATCTGAATTGTAAGGTCTCCTCCTTTGAGGGTGCCAAAGGTCGTTTTGAGTCCATTTAGTTTTGGAGTGTTAATTTTTACCCATATTAATTTGCATAGTTGGATACAAAATGAGTTTTGCAGTTAACAGGTGTAACACTGATAGAGTTATAAATTGGTATAAATAGAAATACGTACATAGCATAGGAAAAGCTTTAAAAGCATTTTTTACAAGGAGGTGTTTGTTCGTAGGAAAGATGAGGAATGAAGTTAGGACATGGGAAAAAAGCTATTAACgtattattaattaaattttaatctttacatacttaaaatatatttatgtgatattttaaagcaactcctataaaagaaaaattttatgcaaaacatattgtttagaagtttaaaaaacatCCCTTCCTAGTTCCTCTCCcctaaaaaaagtttaaaaaacatacTAATGGCAGCCGAGGTAAAATTTGTGTCTtgatcagaaaagaaaaggaattagTATGTCAAAGTAATATATATAGGAAACCCAAATTTGTATCATCCAAAACCGGCACTGCCTTTGCCATCGACATCGTCGAgggatttggaaaaaaaattggaagagCTGGTCAAATGATATCAAATGATATGACACAATTGGTTACCTTGGGTAAAAGAAAAGATACATATACACTATGCTAGGGAGGCggtaaataaataagaaaatccaagaaatatcATTTTTATTAGCGCCCAATTTCAAGAAATATCATGGATAAGTGTGAGTTTAATGAAATGCCATCGTACGAGCGACATTGtccaaaaaaaatgtcattgtCGTTAGGGTTCCATTAGCAACCCGCCGTTAAGTGCTATAGAATGAACGACGTATTTAACGATGCGGGATGAACGAAACTCTAAAGGTGACGTATTTCTGGGAGAAAATCGTTGTGCGATTGCATTTTATGGAACTCGCATTTATCGATGGCTTTTTTGGAATCGGACGTTTGTCAATGATATTTATTATCATTGGATTTTCTCTCAATAAAATAGCATGTGATGGGGAGGAGCGACCAGAGCATGCTAAGTGCTCGGGGGCCATAGTGAAAAAACTCGGACATAATGTTGAACTGAAGGGCTCAGTTTGTACCGGTCTGATGGTTCAATCAATGgattgccggtctgaccgtggttCGTAATAAAGTATTAATTAAAGTTGTATTCACAGCACTGCGCAGAAAATTTGACAGAGTGGTATTTAAACATATGTATTTTGGAAGGATGGCAAATAATGATCAATTCTCTTAATTGAAGGAGCCATGTAAGATGtgctacgtactccctccattttatattatgagttgctttgatttttttcgttgtcaaactttttttaaatttaataaaagttttaaaaaaagcaatatctaaaacaacaaattagtttcattaaatctagcattggatatattttgataatatgtttattttgtgttgaaaatactactttattttttctataaatttggtcaaacttaaagaagtttgactagaaaaaaaaactaaagcaaTTCATAGTATGAAATAGAGGAGTAGCAAACAAACACGTTGTAGTAGCATTATAATTTTAATTACCATTCTATAAATTAGAAACATGTAAATACTAATCTTTAATGTACCTTTTTGTTCCAGTTTGAGCTTTGGGCCAAACATTCAAGCCCAAACACAACCCAATTGGAACCTAACAACATAGGCAATCCGAGTACGCTTACTGCCAAGCCAAGGCCAAGAAAGGCAAATTCAACAAAAGCCAACAACTActcacttgattttttttttgttagacaTAGAGGAGTAGTAGTTTCAAAATACAGAACATGCATGTTCTTCTTGTTTGCTCCTATTTATCACGTAGTCTCTCTCTCTTAAAACACACCTTAGTACTCCCTTGTTTCAAATAAGGCTACGATCGATTCATCTCTTTCCCAACTTTCACTCCTTTGTTTTTCATGCGCACTCTTTACGAACTATTAAAcgatgtatgtttttttttaaaaaaaagtctataggaaaaatatataaatttatttctaaatttttaatactaataactaattaattatgcgctaataaATCACTCCGTTTTATGTGCTCGAGGGATTAATTCCCAAAGTTAAAagccaaacacagcctaactacTCTTTTATACTTTTAATGTATTTAAATATGCGGAAACGCTAACTCGCGCGTACGCGTTGCCGCATGCTGCCCACTAAGGCCCATGCACGTACGCACTTcagtttctctctttttttctcttttttttaccctgtcgtttcttcttttttttttcttttgttttcgcTGTTTGTTATTCCTATTTCTTACTAGTGAttagtttactagtaatttttaaatcttaacttttaaattttcaaatctcaagttgaaagttttcaaaattttcaaatatggacctgaaagtttttgaatcttgagttgaaagtttttaaatctgagttgaaagttttcaaatctcaagttaaaagttttcaaaacttttaaatctggacttgaaagttttcgaatctaagttgaaagttttcgaacctcgagttgaaagttttcaaatccgagtggaaagttttcaaaatttgactttaaaatttaaatcttaaatcaaaagttttcaaatctaacttaaaaatttcaatctgttagtaaaaaaaatatcccaaaAAATTTTCCCTAATTACTCGTCATTAGTACTAAGTGGGTGTTAACTAATACTATAGAGTAGTTAGGGAGGTAATACTATAGAGTAGTTAGGGAGGTGCTCGCTGCTGGCGCGCATGCGCCAGCTAGCAGCCCCTTTAAATATGAGTAGCACGGTAAATATTTCTCTTGATTTTATACACATCCTAATTCTCATGTCGACTCAAAAAATGCCTtatagtaaagaaaaaaaaaaggagagagtacATGTTTTCTATAGCGTGTCATGTTTTTCTTAAATtgaacaaataattaattgtgaAAAGAGAGGATAAAACTTAGAAAACATCAAAACAGCACAGTCCAAATTGGCCGTAGAACTTCCCTTTCAGCACAGACCGGTTTTTCCAAATCGCTGTGGAAAATTGATGGGCAGaactttttttaagtcaaaaatGCACAATTAATATGGGTGAGCTACTTATTAAAGCTTGATAGCGAAGAAACCCCGCTGCCACTGTGCTAGCCTCCAACGCTTAGGCCGCCTGCTCCACCCACCATCAATCAGCTCTCACACAAGCCCAATACGGCAAATACCCCCGTCCATGCCATGTGGGCCCGCTTGCCACGGACTCTCCTCTGCCCCCCAGCCGCCTTTTCTATTTTAATCCCCGCTTCTCCCCGCCTCTTACATCACAGTCCACGGGAATAGTCCAAACCGCCTCCATCCACGGCAGACGCGACGCGACCCGAAcacgagagaggagggaagcaagcaaagcaaagcgaAGCAGCGAGAGGGAGAAGCgtacgaagaagaagaagaagaggaagaggagggcaTGGAGATGCAGCACGTGGTGGAGGTCGAGCAGGgccgcgcggccgccgacgGCCGGCCCTCCGTGGGCCCCGCCTACCGGAGCGCCTTCGCCCGCGGCGGCTtcccgccgcccgtcgccggcctggACTGCTGCTACGACATCTTCCGGtgagtggctgctgctgctgtgacgacgatgacgaggggTTCCTCGCCTGACCTCCGGTGGGAGGCGGGGCGGGCGGGGCGTGGGCGAGGCGCCAAGCATCGGTTTGCTTGAATTCGTGTATGGGTTGGTTGGTTGGGGGGAACATTAATTGATGCGTGGATTCTGTTCTGGCACTGAGATTCAGAGGATTGTTTCCAGTGGCCGTATGCTATTTATTTCTGGTTTGCACATGGAGGTTGGGATTTGGTGTCCTTTGGTTCAGTTTCGATCTTATCTCTCATTAATGGGTGACAAATTCTGTGCTTAGATTTGGTATGCTTGCTTATGTTCATATGCTTCACCAGGGGACAGTTAGCTTAGATTTTAAAAAAAGCCTTGCCAATTAGTTAATCTTTGTCTGTCCCATAATTTTCAGACCTCCTATTCCTTATGGATCTGTAGAATTCCGCGGGAGTGATTTGTAACTGGAAAATCACTTTCAGCCTAGCCATGCACCGTTGTTGTTCGATCTGTGGGTCGTAATGGTGATGTCAGACTGGTCCATGTTGTCTGGTCTCTTTCTGGATATGGATAGGAAAGTACAGAGGGAATTAACAGGATTGGTTTGTCCTTTGCATTCTAGTTGCTGGCCTGAATTCTGACAATTCTTCAATTTAATGACCCTTTTCTCCTACTGAGCTTCTCTAATTTCTTGATTTCGACAATGTCTGTTCTTGTGCAGAATGGCCGTGGAGAAGTTCCCAGACAACAGAATGCTTGGTCACCGTGAGATTGTTGACGGGAAGGTACCTCAATCACTCCATGTACTCGTTTATTCCCTTGAAATGTTAtaccagaaagaaaaaaaactaaataggATTTTTGTGCTATTATAGGCTGGTGCATACGTTTGGAAGACATACAAGGAGGTGTTTGACCTTGCGACTAAGATTGGTAACTCTATTAGGAGCCGTGGACTTGCAAAGGTTTggtcaataatttattatattttctatatatatgtcatgagATGGGATGCTAATTTCTTTGAACATTGttaattgaattaaacattgtaTGAACTTTTTGGTCAGCTTGGAAGCAACACTTTGATGTATTCTTATATCTTGATTAAAGAATCATACCATCTCATTTTAATTTGATAATTTTGCAGGGAAGCCGTTGTGGTATCTATGGTGCTAATTGTCCTGAATGGATTATCACGATGGAGGTAATGTTTTCAATCTTGTTCTGTAGCCAGCTTTTGTCTGGATGCACTCTCATCATTTCGCAGCAAGTAAACTGTCAATTTTCACCCATTATTTAGTCATTTTTGTCTTTTGGGGCACTTTTGTTGCTGAAACAATTGTAACGCTTGGTACTTATGTCTCGCCAATTTATGTTTCTGTCCTTTTCAGGCCTGCAATGCTCATGGAATCTACTGCGTTCCATTATATGACACTCTTGGTATATATCCTAACATTTTCTTAAGAGCATTATACACACATTGACAAGGTTATTGTTTTCTTCTATGATACTTCTTGCTTGGGGGCGGTGGTAGGTCATTTAGTTGTGCACCTGTTAACATTATGCTTCTTTCTCTGAGGAAGGTAGCCTTGATACTGTTAAGCATGTGCTCAAGAACTATTTATGGTCTCCTCTTATGGCAACTATGATTATGTTTCCAGAAGAATGAAAAAGCTTTGTCACATCATTAGAACATATTGCAAATAAGTTTCCTATGATGATCTTGTTGTTTTCTTATAAGCAAACTAAGAGCTAAATGTCATTCAATAAGTAAAGGATCTTTTTCCTAGTTGACACATTTAGATGCATAAAACGAAACGATATAGTAACACATGCAACTGCAGCTTATACCTTTGTATTAAATATGCTCTTGATGCAGGAGCTGGTGCTGTAGAGTTTATTTTGTGCCATGCAGAAGTTGAGATTGCTTTCacagaggagaaaaaaattgagCAGGTATAGTTTGTTACTTGTTTCATTGTCTCATACCAGTATGTAGAACTTTGATGATTGCATTGCAGTGCATCCTGAATCGAGAATACTTGCACTGTTGTTGACCTTCTACATAATTGTCTTTATCTGTATGATGAATATGTAAAATTAATCTTTATTTTGGTGAGCATCTTTGGAAATATATCTGTAAACTGTCCATTGGGGAAAAGCTAGCAGTACACCAATTGTTCTTCTGTATTCCTTaagttcatttttgtttttagttATGCTTTGTAAAGCTCCATCACCAGTTTAGATCCATGGAAACCTTGCTTCattctacttaaaaaaaaaagcatgtttCCAAGACAGTTTTCTATAGTTACACAATTATCTTGTTTCAACTGTATTACATTATgtgttatttatattttggacgACACTTCGATGGTTGTTTTGCGACTGTGTCAATGGGTTGTGGGTATCTCATCATATCAAAGCATGCTTTATCTCTCCGGATGCATATTGAGTAATTTCAACTTGGCAGATCTTCAAGACTTTCCCCAAGTCAGCTGAATTCTTGAAAAGTAGGTTTCACTCATCCATACCATCATCAAGAAATAACATGCTTCTACCATGAAATTAAAGATGTAATACTATTTGCAGCAATCGTTAGTTTTGGGAAGGTAACTCAGGAACAAAAGGAAAATGCCTCCAAATATGGGCTGGAGATCTATTCATGGGATGAATTTCTTTCTTTGGTAAGACATGCTGCCAGCAATTTTATATGCAGTTCGTTTTGACATTATCATTTCTTAAACATAAATGCCTCATAATGATGTGGCAATGTGCACATTAGTATTTGTCTATCCACAGATCCTTCAATACCTGTATAGGCAAAGATTTTGATGTAACTTCATTTGTATAACATGGAAGTTGAAAACGCTAATTTTTAATGTTGTTTGCCTACAAACTTTTGTCAAGTTTGCTAACTTTTTGTTGTCACCAGTTACTACAGTCTACCTATGGTCCTAAACCTCTCGTAGTTTTGTTTCTTTCTAATTTGGAAAGTTGTTTCAAGAGTTCATTTTACACCTATTTTATTAGGATAGCTTTTCAGAAATTCTATTTTTCACATGACATTGTATCTTCAGGCAGACCAAGAATTCGATCTTCCAGTGAAAGCAAAGACTGACATATGTACTATAATGTATACTAGTGGAACTACTGGTGACCCCAAAGGTGTACTGATCTCCAATGCAAGCATTATTTGCCTAGTCGCAGGTGTAGATCGGCTGCTTAACTGTGTAAATGAGCAGGTAAGATATGCCAGCAGCCCTTTCATTATGCATCCTTATATAATCACTGATCAATCTTTAATTGCTTTAACTATGCGGGAATCTCAGCTGGAGCAAACCGATGTTTACATGTCTTATCTTCCACTTGCTCATATCTTTGATCGTGTTGTGGAAGAGCTATTTATGTTCCATGGTGCTTCCATTGGATTTTGGCGTGGGGTAAGCACCGTTACATGTTTACTGATCCCtcttggattttgattttttgaaCCTGTGATGACTATCTTAAAACTTTGGTTCAGGATGTTAAGCTGCTTGTTGAAGATATTGGGACACTGAAACCAACTATCTTGTGTGCTGTTCCACGTGTGCTTGACCGGATATTTTCTGGTAAGGAGCTCTTGAAGTGTATGGAAAATTATTAACAGTCGTCATACTTTTTCATAGGCATCCAGTGAGATATTTTTGTGATTAAGTGAGGCAAGACAGTAGATATTTATCATTTGATCATATTGTTCAATAGCAATTATTCTTAGATGATATTGTTTTAATATATACACTAATTAATATAGATTGAATCTGTCATTTTCCTTTGGTGAAATACTTCTTATTGGTCTTAATGGTGTGGTTTGCTCTTTTGTTTGGTAAATTCTTAGATGGCTGGCTGTCTGATCCACTGATACTCTTGACATGTCATGGCAAGGTGTTTATACTAATTTACTCAAGAAACTACCTAATAACTTGGCTATATTGTTATTGGTGTTTCTTACTTCACCAAAGAATTCTCCTGTGTCTAACAATAGTTGAATGTTGAGTACTTCATATCTTATTCTAATGCAAACTTGAACCATATTTGTGCTTTTGGTATATGAGGATTTTCTATTTGTTTATATATGCTCATGCATGAATCTGGTGATAGTTTTGTTCTGTCGACTTGAAGTTTGCTTGTACTTTTTAAAAGGATTTGATATTGTCACTGTGAGTGTGATCTTGCTAGAGTTTGCTCGTGCTCATGGAACTTTCCCTTATTTTTACCCTTTATTCAGGACTCCAAGCTAAAATTGCATCTGGGGGTTTCATAAAGAGTACATTGTTCAATCTTGCTTACAAATTGTAAGTTTACTACTCTTTGTACTCTGAATGTTTGCCTTTTGGGGAATAGAAAATGTGGAATAGTTGTTTGCACTTTTAATATTATAGGTCCAATGTTTCTTCTGAAGTTCACTTTATGCTAGTATTAGTTAATAATCTGTAACTATCAAATTGAAGTATTTCACCTGTCACAGAATCGAGTATGACCTAGGTATTATATTTTGCAGCAAGCAATTTAGAATGATGAAAGGAGCTAAGCACAATGAAGCTGCCGCAATATGTGACAAAGTAGTTTTCAGTAAGGTAGTTGAACTTTGCAGTCGCTACTTCTTCACTCTTATGTGTTCTTAAACTTGCTATTCTTATTTTAGAAATTTAATTTATCATGCTTCAGGTGAAAGAAGGTCTTGGGGGAAATGTTCGTGTTATTTTGTCCGGAGCTGCTCCACTTGCTACTCATGTTGAAGAATACCTGAGAGTGGTGACTTGCGCACATGTCTTACAAGGATATGGTATATCTTTGTTTGTTATCTTTGTAGAGAAAGTAGGATAGATGCCTCACCTAAGAGGGGAGGTgatctcttatatatatatagctgaatTACAATGAATGCTAGTGCTGAGATACAATCAATACAAGTGAATTACATAAGACCAAAGGTCTAGGAGAGTAAAGGTCTAGGAGATGAACAGCCTATAGATTAATAAATAATCCTAATACCCGCCCGCAGTCATAGCGGGAGGAGTACGAACGCAAAGACTGGACCGAAAATCTTGTGATAAAAGAACACTTGCAACTCTCTTGATCTATCATGTCTTTTCTAGTCCATTTGATCAGTACaatcattttttatttagttgtatGCATTAGACATACCATCCAATTAATTATTAAAGCATTATAAATTGATGTAACTGAGTAGGTAAAGTTATTTTCTATGATACTATATATACTTGATGGGATAACTCAATTGTTTTGATGACAACATCACTGATGTTATTGGTCTATTCAATCTATGCTCTTACTAGCAAAAGATAAACTCTGAAAATATTAATAGAAGGCAAATGTGTTGATGGAAATCTCTGTTTTTTGAATGGaagttttgatttgattttgttgTGCAACATGCAAAGTTTTAAA
Proteins encoded in this window:
- the LOC127760857 gene encoding long chain acyl-CoA synthetase 4-like isoform X2, coding for MEMQHVVEVEQGRAAADGRPSVGPAYRSAFARGGFPPPVAGLDCCYDIFRMAVEKFPDNRMLGHREIVDGKAGAYVWKTYKEVFDLATKIGNSIRSRGLAKGSRCGIYGANCPEWIITMEACNAHGIYCVPLYDTLGAGAVEFILCHAEVEIAFTEEKKIEQIFKTFPKSAEFLKTIVSFGKVTQEQKENASKYGLEIYSWDEFLSLADQEFDLPVKAKTDICTIMYTSGTTGDPKGVLISNASIICLVAGVDRLLNCVNEQLEQTDVYMSYLPLAHIFDRVVEELFMFHGASIGFWRGDVKLLVEDIGTLKPTILCAVPRVLDRIFSGLQAKIASGGFIKSTLFNLAYKFKQFRMMKGAKHNEAAAICDKVVFSKVKEGLGGNVRVILSGAAPLATHVEEYLRVVTCAHVLQGYGLTETCAGSFVSLPNQMCMIGTVGPPVPNIDVCLESVPEMNYDALATRPRGEICIRGETVFSGYYKREDLTKDVLIDGWFHTGDIGEWQPDGSMKIIDRKKNIFKLSQGEYVAVENLENIYGLVSAIDSIWVYGNSFESFLVAVVNPNKEALESWAAANGISGDLEALCENPKAKEYILGELSKVGKEKKLKGFEFIKAVHLEPVPFDMDRDLITPTYKKKRPQLLKYYQGTIDNMYRSAK
- the LOC127760857 gene encoding long chain acyl-CoA synthetase 4-like isoform X1 translates to MEMQHVVEVEQGRAAADGRPSVGPAYRSAFARGGFPPPVAGLDCCYDIFRMAVEKFPDNRMLGHREIVDGKAGAYVWKTYKEVFDLATKIGNSIRSRGLAKGSRCGIYGANCPEWIITMEACNAHGIYCVPLYDTLGAGAVEFILCHAEVEIAFTEEKKIEQIFKTFPKSAEFLKTIVSFGKVTQEQKENASKYGLEIYSWDEFLSLADQEFDLPVKAKTDICTIMYTSGTTGDPKGVLISNASIICLVAGVDRLLNCVNEQVRYASSPFIMHPYIITDQSLIALTMRESQLEQTDVYMSYLPLAHIFDRVVEELFMFHGASIGFWRGDVKLLVEDIGTLKPTILCAVPRVLDRIFSGLQAKIASGGFIKSTLFNLAYKFKQFRMMKGAKHNEAAAICDKVVFSKVKEGLGGNVRVILSGAAPLATHVEEYLRVVTCAHVLQGYGLTETCAGSFVSLPNQMCMIGTVGPPVPNIDVCLESVPEMNYDALATRPRGEICIRGETVFSGYYKREDLTKDVLIDGWFHTGDIGEWQPDGSMKIIDRKKNIFKLSQGEYVAVENLENIYGLVSAIDSIWVYGNSFESFLVAVVNPNKEALESWAAANGISGDLEALCENPKAKEYILGELSKVGKEKKLKGFEFIKAVHLEPVPFDMDRDLITPTYKKKRPQLLKYYQGTIDNMYRSAK